AATTCTTGATATATCCTTAAATTCAAGCTCTTTTTCAACTATATTATTAGGCAATTCGTTAATCTCTTTTACTAATTGATCCTCTCTAATTTTTATTTTACTACTATTTATGTAGCCTTTCACCTTTAGTATAATCTTTGCATTTTTTCCTACCTTTGAAAGCCTTTCTTTTATTATATTAATTGGACTATTCTCATCAAATGGATCTAGTTCTATTTGAAGCTCTTCATAATAAGGTGTATCAACGGGATATTCTCTTGGTGGTTCATTAACATTAAATAAGTTAACCTTTCTAATCCCAATCTCTTTTTTAGTTATTGAGATTGGTGAGCCTGGATATACAAAATAGCCGCCATTATTTAATCTGTGGATATCAAATTTTGTGTGAAAATGGCCAGCTAATACATAGTTGATATTGAGATTATTAAAATATGATAATCTAACTGGCATATATCTTCTATCCTCTTCATCGCCTATATCATCTTTTTTAAAAAAAGCATCAACAAGCTCACCGTGATATATTAGAATATTAGTGCTATTTGGATCAATTTTCTTTGATAATAGATGCAGCTTATATATGACATCATTATTAGATGTATCAAAAGGCATTCCCCAGAGATAAATATCCTTATATATAAAGGGTTTTATATCCTTTAA
The sequence above is a segment of the Deferribacterota bacterium genome. Coding sequences within it:
- a CDS encoding metallophosphoesterase; protein product: MAVKILHTADLHIRNFNDDRYSTLTHLIDIAKNENVDLFIISGDLFDSGTNAEKLRDKLRQLFNKCSFYTLILPGNHDQKCYREGLYFGDNVIILKDIKPFIYKDIYLWGMPFDTSNNDVIYKLHLLSKKIDPNSTNILIYHGELVDAFFKKDDIGDEEDRRYMPVRLSYFNNLNINYVLAGHFHTKFDIHRLNNGGYFVYPGSPISITKKEIGIRKVNLFNVNEPPREYPVDTPYYEELQIELDPFDENSPINIIKERLSKVGKNAKIILKVKGYINSSKIKIREDQLVKEINELPNNIVEKELEFKDISRILEHSLFYSFQEKLKQKDYSENYKKELTKLAIKAMMEISL